Proteins encoded together in one Telopea speciosissima isolate NSW1024214 ecotype Mountain lineage chromosome 6, Tspe_v1, whole genome shotgun sequence window:
- the LOC122664854 gene encoding elicitor-responsive protein 3-like — protein sequence MPQGKLEVLLVGAKGLENTDFLSNMDPYVVLICRTQEQKSSVASGQGTEPEWNESFVFTLSDGVSELKLKIMDSDFGSEDDFVGEVTIPLEPLFMEGSLPPTPYNVVKEQEYRGEMRVGLTFTPEGIRSRDFEEQEESYGGWKESSY from the exons ATGCCTCAAGGAAAGCTTGAAGTTCTACTCGTTGGAGCCAAAGGCCTCGAGAACACTGATTTTCTCT CTAACATGGATCCCTATGTTGTCCTCATTTGCCGGACTCAGGAACAGAAGAGCAGTGTTGCATCAG GTCAAGGAACTGAACCAGAATGGAACGAGAGTTTTGTGTTTACATTATCTGATGGTGTTTCAGaattgaaacttaaaataatgGACAGTGACTTTGGTAGTGAGGATGATTTTGTGGGAGAAGTAAC CATTCCTCTGGAGCCACTGTTCATGGAAGGAAGCCTCCCGCCAACTCCATACAATGTGGTCAAAGAGCAGGAATACCGCGGAGAGATGAGAGTTGGTCTGACATTTACACCAGAG GGTATCCGCAGCCGAGATTTCGAAGAGCAAGAGGAGAGCTATGGAGGATGGAAAGAATCTTCCTACTAA